The DNA segment CCTGAGTTTCGGCAATACCTCCAATACCTGATCCTGCTAAGCTTTTACGTCCACCAAGTAAACTAAATGCTGCTACTTGTGCCGGCTCCGGCGGAACGCCAACACAGATCATTGTGCCATTTGTTCTCAGCAAAGAAAGGTAAAGGTTAAAATCATGTGGTGCAGATACCGTATCCAGAATGAAGTCGAACGAACCTCTCGCTGCTTTTAACTGAGCTGCATCTGTAGTAACCACAAAATTGTGGGCGCCCAGTTTTTTTGCATCAGCTTCTTTTGCAGGTGATGTACTCAATACAGTTACTTCTGCACCAAAGGCTACACCAAATTTAACAGCCATGTGCCCCAAACCACCCAGGCCCAATACGGCAAGTTTATGACCTTTGCCTACTTTCCAGTACCGTAACGGTGAATAGGTGGTAATGCCTGCACAAAGCAGCGGTGCTACCGCAGCCAGATCCAGTTTATCAGAAATATGCAGTACAAATTCTTCTCTAACTACAATCGTATTGGAATATCCACCATAGGTAGGCATAGAGCCATCACGCTCCATTCCGTTATAGGTCTGGGTATTACCCTCCAGGCAATACTGCTCCAGGTCCTGCTTGCAATTCTCGCAAACCTGACAAGAATCAACCATACAGCCTGTACCGGCCAGGTCGCCTACCTTAAATTTAGTTACATGATCGCCTACCTTAACTACACGGCCTACAATCTCATGTCCGGGTACCATTGGAAATATTCCCGGAAACCAGTCGTTTTTAATCTGGTGCAGATCAGAATGGCAAACGCCACAATACAATATATCAAACTGCACATCATGGGCGCCTACCTCACGACGGTTAAAAGTCCAGGGTGCCAATGGTGTATTTTCATCCTGTGCTGCGTATCCTTTAGTCTCTATCATCTTTATAAAATTTATAATTGTCTATACAAATGTAAATGATAAAGAAGAAATCTGTATAACGGTCAGGTCATGATTTTAACCTGCTTACCAGTTTATTTTTAACTGCAGGCCATTCAGCCGAAATGATAGAGAAACGTGCCGTATCCCTTATCGTATGGTCCACACCAAGCCGTTCTGCACGTAAAACACCTTCAAATTTCCCACCGATGCGCTCAATTGCTGCGCGCGACCGTTCGTTACGTACATCTGTTTGAAAACAGACCCGCAATGCTTTCCAGTTTTCAAAGGCATTGGTCAGCAACAACAGTTTACATTCTGTATTTACCGGTGTTCTTATCGCAGCTTCGGTTAACCAGGTATGCCCTATTTCACAAACGTCGGGCGTTTCTTTTCCATAAAACACAGCATTTTCGGGCCATGCCCAATGTTGTATGTTCCAGTACCTTGTCGATCCTTTTACTTTTCCATCTGCTATACCTACAATAGCATAGGGCAACATCGTGCCTGCTTCCTTTCCGGCAAGTGCAACTTCAATATATTTGTGCATTGCTGCTATCCCCTGCGGAACAAATGTCCACTTAAACAAGGATGGGTTGTATGCCGCAGCTTCAGCAAGGCCTGCGGCATGGGCATATGCCAGGGGTTCCAGCTTAACATGATTGCCAATTAATACAGTATGTTCCATACCTGTAAATTTAGGAAAGTTCCGCTATCAATAGGTTCTATATGGCATAGGTTTTTGAAAGGGAATTTCCTTTTTCAACATACCGGCAGCCTGCCCCGTTAACCATAAATAATGATCCGACGGTATCTCTTTTTCGTAAGGGACAAATTTACTGGCTCCAACAGGGGTATCGTGCCCAACTTTAAAAATAGCAGTTGCCTCATCTATTTCATCAAACATGGCCACATAAATCATCTCACATCCAATTTCTAAAGCACCCGATAATTGCTTCCAAAAAAAACTCCCTTTATTCCTTGGAATGGCGTCAAAGGGATCATTGGGGCGCATATTTTTCCAGCTGAAACCTGGATAAACTACAGGTACATAGTCCAGTTTATTTTGCTTACACCAGGCCATATCTGTTTTAATACGTTCCTGAAATTGCGGATAGGTCTCTTCATTATACCTACCTACAAACCAGGGATGCACAATATCTGCTCTCTTTATCGTCTGGTGGAGTTGGGGATCACTTTGCGTATCAAACTTTAATTCTCTCCACCAGGTAGGTACACCAAGAAGTAAGGAACAACTTCCATATACCGGGTCGCTTTTAAAAAATGTAATTAACTTATCTATTTCAGACAGTCCATATTTTCTTCCATCATTAAAGCCAACACCCCATATGGCCACTAAAGGCTTATTATTGTGAAATAAATAATTGTCATTTAAATCTTTATTGTTTAATTTATACGTATCCACTAAACTTTTCCAATCGGCAATCACCTTTGTATAATCTGATGCATTCATCCCGGATAAATCATACATTACAGCTAAAGCCCTGTCGTATTTTTTAGCTGCATTTACTGCAGATTGAAATACTTTCTGATAATGTTTGTTTCCTTTTTCATCTTTTAACGTCGTCACAAAGCGCTGCATGAAAACCCCATCTATACCATAGTCCCTCATCCATCTAAAATGCAGGTCCACAGTACTCTCATCATATGAACTAAAAACATACGCAGCTCCCCCGTTGGCATATGTAAAAGATGTTTTATACTTTGCAGTGTAGTCTGTAACATCTGGCCACATATCAATTTTACAGTTACCCGGTTCAAACCTGTTGTCCCTGTTTTTATAATGGTTCCAACCCCTGTCTGCTCCGTCACCATCGGCATTAAACCAACCCTGATAACCTGCCATCACCAAACCTTTATAGCTCATGTATTTACGGGTTTTAGATTGGTTTTGTTTACCAACAGAACGGCAATTCATACTCAATAACAATGCAGGGCATAAAAACGCCAATAATATTTTCTTCATACTAACTTTCTAATAAATGAAACTTATTTTATGATTTTAAAGTGATCAATCATTAACCCTTCGGTATTAAACACCTCATAACTGAGCTGATTATTTTCTATGGTCATTACGGCATAGGTATACATCTTTTCACTGGGTGTAAATACCATAGAAGGCATATCTGTACCACCAATCCCCTGCAAAGAACCTCCGGCCGATCCATTGGTAATGTAAACTGTCCCCTCAGGCTTTTGATAGATATGTTTATCTGCCGATTTAAAAATCTGGTCGTTCTTAATGGCAGTATGGCGTTCGTACACATGACGATGTCCGGTTAAGCAAAGGTCTATGCTATATTTATCAATAAGAGGGGTCACATTTTTTTGCCATTGTGGTACTAAACTCACCCCATAGGCGTACATGGGATAATGTGCATACAGAATAATCCATTCAATTCTTTTATTTTTTCTGGCCTTTGTAAGGTCATCATTTAGCCAGTTATATTCCGGAGAACCCTTTTCATATAACAACTTATCTACTTTGGCCGCTCCTTGTGCATATCCAGAATTGATAGCTACAAAATGGATGTTCCCATAGTCATAAGAATAATTGATATAATCTCCCGGAAGATTAAATAAATCATAATAGATCGGAAAAGGTTTTTGGAAAGAGGTGTCCTGGTTTGCGTTTACCACGTCATGATTACCGGTTACAGGCATAAACGGTATCTGTGCATTAAGTGGCTGTGTAGTATTTAGAAAAGCATCCCAACTTTTAACTACAGATCCATTTTCTACAACATCACCCATGTGCGCAATTAAATTGAATTTATGTTGCGCCATTTTCTGAACTATTTTGCTGGTTTCTTCAAAATCAAGGTTACCCTTGTTATTTTGGGTATCGCCCCAAACCCCAACTACATATTTACCTCTTTTACCGATTTTAGGTGCGGTTTTAAAAGAATAAACAGCACTCCAGCCCTCCAAATCAGAACCACACTGGTAGTAATAAGTCGTCCCGTCCCGTAAATTACTTAACTCAGCCTTATAAATATAGGCGCCTTTTAAACCACTTTTTGCATTTACCAAAGCAGTGGCCAGGTTGTTCAGCTGATCACTTTTAAGCCCATATCTAACCATTTTATTATTTGGCATTTTGCTGTTCCAGGTAATGGCCATGGTATGGCTGGTATTTGTTTCGTGTTGCCCTGTCCAGCTCAGGTGTATATTTTTAGGCTGTGCAAAAGCACCGGCAGAAAAAAATACGCTCAGCATAATTAAGATCAATCCAGATGGTTTCATATCTTCTTATTAAGTTCTTACTTTGTTTTACCCCATTGTTTATTTGGTGTTTCCCCCATTACCAATTCTAAATTCCCACCTTTCAGGATATCAGCATGATTAAACGAGTGCTTATCCCAATTTACACCATTTAACTTTGCACTTTGAATATATTTTGCTGTAGATGAATTGTTCCTGGCTACAACGGTAAATGTTTTACCATTTTTAAGCTTCAAACTTATTTTATTAAACACGGGGCTGCCAATATGGTAAACAGGTATACCAGGTGTAACCGGATAAAAGCCCATCATAGAAAACACCACAAAGGCACTCATTCCTCCCCCGTCTTCATCTCCCGGAATACTAAATAAATTGTCTGTGAACCAGGTATCCATTAACATGCGTATACGTTTCTGGGTTTTCCAGGGAGAGCCCAGGTCATTATAAAGATAAGGGATATGGAAGCTTGGTTCATTTCCCATTACAAACTGGCCAACTAAACCAGTTGCATCAGGAAACGTATTCCAAAGTACATATTTACTTCTGCCAAGATCTTCTCTAAAAAGATTATCTAATTTATTTTCTGCAGCTTGTTTGCCGCCCATCAATTTAAACAAACCCTCCAGATCATGCTTTACGTCCCAGTTATAGGTATAAGCATTATTTTCAGTAAAATATTCTCTTCCACCCTGACCGCCTGAAAATTTAGGATCAAATGGTTCTATCCATTGCCCTTTATCGTCCTTGGGCCACATAAAACCTTTACTTTCACGAAAAACATTTTTATAGTTCTCAGCCTTGGCCAAAAACAGTTTACTATCTGCAGCTTTACCAAGCGTACCTGCCAGCTTTGAAATGCACCAGTCATCATAGCTTTGCTGTAAAGTAACCGCAACAGATTGTCTTTTTTCAAAATCATGAACTTCATTTACGCTTTCTTTTTCGCCCGGTCTTAAAGCTGGGAAATACCCTTTTTCGGCATAAAAAGAATCAAGGCCTATTGCCGGACCATTTCTCCAGGGTAAAAGTGTTGCTTCTAAAGAATTTTTCTTCAAACCTGCATAAGCTTTTTCCACATTAAAATTACGTATTCCCTTAAACCAGGCATCGGTAATCCATGCTGCTGCATGATTTCCGGTCATACATGGATTGTCGCCAAAAACCAATGCAAAAGAAGGCATCCAACCAGATTGTTCGTACATATTCACATAGGATGAAATCATATCAGCCTGCCTATCCGGATTCAGGATCATATGCAAAGGCTGATGGGCCAGGTAAGAATCCCATATCCAGTTGTCTACATAAAAAGGTCTCGAATCTGAATGGACTTTGTGATCATATGCACTATAATAACGGCCATACTCATTGATGTTGACCATACGTTCATAAGTACGGTACAAGGCCGTATAAAAAGAGCGTTTGTAGGCAAGTGTCCCTCCTTCTACCGTAATCTGGTTTAAAGCCTCTTCCCATACCTGTTTAGCTGTTGATTTAACTTTTTCAAAACCCCAGTTTGGGATTTCTTTCTCTAAATTAATCTTTGCCTGTTCTACGCTGATATATGAAATGCCATAGCGAAACTCAACACCATGAGAATTGCCCACTTTAAGAAAAAGGTTCTTATTCCCGGTTCCATCTTTATATTTTGATTCAGTAACATCTGCATTTAACTCCCCATAGAAATAAGCTTTCATGCCCTGAAAATCTTCTGAGCCACTAAGGATCCGCTTACCGGAAACTTTCAATTCTCCTGTTTCATTTACAACACCCAATCTTAGCCAATTGGCAGATGCTGATGGAAATTTAAACCTGTAATATCCGCTCCTTTCCGAAGGAGAAAATTCTACCTTTATACCCGATTCTTCTAAAACAGCCGTATAGTAATGTGGTGCTGTTTTTTCCAGATCGTAAGTAAAACGCTGCTTCCAGCTTTTCTCATTCACTACTCCATTATATGGCATAAGGGCAAATACATTCCCAATCCGGTGAGAATACATATTGAGGGGGAAATAACTGATCTGATCATCAAGCTGATCTTTGCGTACCGGATAAACCCTGACCATGCTATTGGGCAGGTGCATTGTTGGCCTTGTAGGCTCAAGGATATGCCCTACCGCCCCAATGGTCGGATCAACGTATTGCAGATTACTGGTTACTTCCTGCGCTTTCAGCCTGCTTTGTGAAAGCAACAGACATAAGAGCATTAACTTTATACTATTCTTCATAAACTATGATGTGGTTTTATTTTAAATCAAAGCGCGTTGCTATTTCATCAGGCAAACTCAATTGTCTTTTTTCAATACTTCGTTAATGGCATAACCAATACAGCCGTTCGGCATTTGGATCCTAAGCAATGCAGCCAGTGTAGCAGAAATATCTGTCATATTTGTTTGTCTGTTTGTACGTCCCTGACTGATGCCCCAGCCCATCCAAACCAGGGGAATGTGGGAGTCATAAGGGTTCCACGCACTGTGCGAGGTACCGGTACGTCCTGTTGAAAAAACTGCGGGATCCAGGATAAGCTGTATCCCCCCTGAGCGATGTGCATTATGCCCATTTATAATCCTTCTTTTTATTTCCTCAGGCACGCTGGCATCCCCCACTTTATCCAGATCTACAACAAAAGCGATTTCTTTCTGAGTTTTTAAATAGGCAACGCACACTTTTCTGATGGCCTCTTCATTAAGCTTATTGGATTTGATCACATTATAGTTAAAATGGACCTGGGCATTCATCATACTCAATACAATGTCTTTCACTTTAAAAACATCTTCCAGGGCCTGGTTCATTTCGCGTTGCACCTTACTGCCAGACCAGTTGGAAGAAGGTAATTTATTATCGTTACTAAACTTAACATTATGGGCAGCTCCATGATCAGCACTTAAAAACAAGGTATAATTCCCTTTCCCTACCTTAGCATCCAAATACGTCAAAAATTCAGCAATGTCTTTGTCCAATCTTAAATAGGTATCTTCAGTCTCTATGGCATTTACGCCAAATTTATGCCCTACATAATCAGGTGGCGAAATGCTTATGGCCAGCATATCGGTAAATTCACCCTGTCCCAAATACTCATTGTCTATAGTTGCTTTTGCCAGGTCCAGGGTAAATGTGCTTCCATAAGGGGTAGAACGGAGTATGTCATACCCTTTACTCATCATCTGAGAAGTTTTTATAGGAAATGTAGGTGTATTTTGTCCATCAAATAAACCTTCATAAGGGGTGTCATCTTTAGTACTCTGTGTATAAGTTTTAATGTCATACAAGGTATTCCAATCCTCGCTTAGGTATTTTGCAGGTAGTTTCTTTTCATTAAACTTTTTCAGCCAGGCAGGCAGATCATTCATATAATAGGTGCTTGTAATCCAGTTTCCTGATCCTGAATCAAACCAATAGGCTGCATCGGCACTGTGGCCAGCAGGTAAAATACCGCCCCTGTCTTTCAATGCAATACCAATTACTTTAGATTTAAAATTTGTAGCCAGTTTCAATTC comes from the Pedobacter heparinus DSM 2366 genome and includes:
- a CDS encoding NAD(P)-dependent alcohol dehydrogenase, which produces MIETKGYAAQDENTPLAPWTFNRREVGAHDVQFDILYCGVCHSDLHQIKNDWFPGIFPMVPGHEIVGRVVKVGDHVTKFKVGDLAGTGCMVDSCQVCENCKQDLEQYCLEGNTQTYNGMERDGSMPTYGGYSNTIVVREEFVLHISDKLDLAAVAPLLCAGITTYSPLRYWKVGKGHKLAVLGLGGLGHMAVKFGVAFGAEVTVLSTSPAKEADAKKLGAHNFVVTTDAAQLKAARGSFDFILDTVSAPHDFNLYLSLLRTNGTMICVGVPPEPAQVAAFSLLGGRKSLAGSGIGGIAETQEMLDFCAEHNIVSDIEMIDIKDIQSAYDRMVKGDVRYRFVIDMATL
- a CDS encoding GNAT family N-acetyltransferase, giving the protein MEHTVLIGNHVKLEPLAYAHAAGLAEAAAYNPSLFKWTFVPQGIAAMHKYIEVALAGKEAGTMLPYAIVGIADGKVKGSTRYWNIQHWAWPENAVFYGKETPDVCEIGHTWLTEAAIRTPVNTECKLLLLTNAFENWKALRVCFQTDVRNERSRAAIERIGGKFEGVLRAERLGVDHTIRDTARFSIISAEWPAVKNKLVSRLKS
- a CDS encoding glycoside hydrolase family 71/99-like protein, which codes for MKKILLAFLCPALLLSMNCRSVGKQNQSKTRKYMSYKGLVMAGYQGWFNADGDGADRGWNHYKNRDNRFEPGNCKIDMWPDVTDYTAKYKTSFTYANGGAAYVFSSYDESTVDLHFRWMRDYGIDGVFMQRFVTTLKDEKGNKHYQKVFQSAVNAAKKYDRALAVMYDLSGMNASDYTKVIADWKSLVDTYKLNNKDLNDNYLFHNNKPLVAIWGVGFNDGRKYGLSEIDKLITFFKSDPVYGSCSLLLGVPTWWRELKFDTQSDPQLHQTIKRADIVHPWFVGRYNEETYPQFQERIKTDMAWCKQNKLDYVPVVYPGFSWKNMRPNDPFDAIPRNKGSFFWKQLSGALEIGCEMIYVAMFDEIDEATAIFKVGHDTPVGASKFVPYEKEIPSDHYLWLTGQAAGMLKKEIPFQKPMPYRTY
- a CDS encoding purple acid phosphatase family protein, translated to MKPSGLILIMLSVFFSAGAFAQPKNIHLSWTGQHETNTSHTMAITWNSKMPNNKMVRYGLKSDQLNNLATALVNAKSGLKGAYIYKAELSNLRDGTTYYYQCGSDLEGWSAVYSFKTAPKIGKRGKYVVGVWGDTQNNKGNLDFEETSKIVQKMAQHKFNLIAHMGDVVENGSVVKSWDAFLNTTQPLNAQIPFMPVTGNHDVVNANQDTSFQKPFPIYYDLFNLPGDYINYSYDYGNIHFVAINSGYAQGAAKVDKLLYEKGSPEYNWLNDDLTKARKNKRIEWIILYAHYPMYAYGVSLVPQWQKNVTPLIDKYSIDLCLTGHRHVYERHTAIKNDQIFKSADKHIYQKPEGTVYITNGSAGGSLQGIGGTDMPSMVFTPSEKMYTYAVMTIENNQLSYEVFNTEGLMIDHFKIIK
- a CDS encoding GH92 family glycosyl hydrolase, yielding MKNSIKLMLLCLLLSQSRLKAQEVTSNLQYVDPTIGAVGHILEPTRPTMHLPNSMVRVYPVRKDQLDDQISYFPLNMYSHRIGNVFALMPYNGVVNEKSWKQRFTYDLEKTAPHYYTAVLEESGIKVEFSPSERSGYYRFKFPSASANWLRLGVVNETGELKVSGKRILSGSEDFQGMKAYFYGELNADVTESKYKDGTGNKNLFLKVGNSHGVEFRYGISYISVEQAKINLEKEIPNWGFEKVKSTAKQVWEEALNQITVEGGTLAYKRSFYTALYRTYERMVNINEYGRYYSAYDHKVHSDSRPFYVDNWIWDSYLAHQPLHMILNPDRQADMISSYVNMYEQSGWMPSFALVFGDNPCMTGNHAAAWITDAWFKGIRNFNVEKAYAGLKKNSLEATLLPWRNGPAIGLDSFYAEKGYFPALRPGEKESVNEVHDFEKRQSVAVTLQQSYDDWCISKLAGTLGKAADSKLFLAKAENYKNVFRESKGFMWPKDDKGQWIEPFDPKFSGGQGGREYFTENNAYTYNWDVKHDLEGLFKLMGGKQAAENKLDNLFREDLGRSKYVLWNTFPDATGLVGQFVMGNEPSFHIPYLYNDLGSPWKTQKRIRMLMDTWFTDNLFSIPGDEDGGGMSAFVVFSMMGFYPVTPGIPVYHIGSPVFNKISLKLKNGKTFTVVARNNSSTAKYIQSAKLNGVNWDKHSFNHADILKGGNLELVMGETPNKQWGKTK
- the pafA gene encoding alkaline phosphatase PafA, with the protein product MRIRKLLLWIFFVSSLSSIAQNKSSNKLPRPKLVVGLVVDQMRWDYLYRYYERYQQNGFKRLLNEGFSCENTFIDYVPTVTGIGHSTIYTGSVPAIHGIAGNDFIINATGKTVYCAGDSTVETVGSKSKSGKMSPRNLLANTIGDELKLATNFKSKVIGIALKDRGGILPAGHSADAAYWFDSGSGNWITSTYYMNDLPAWLKKFNEKKLPAKYLSEDWNTLYDIKTYTQSTKDDTPYEGLFDGQNTPTFPIKTSQMMSKGYDILRSTPYGSTFTLDLAKATIDNEYLGQGEFTDMLAISISPPDYVGHKFGVNAIETEDTYLRLDKDIAEFLTYLDAKVGKGNYTLFLSADHGAAHNVKFSNDNKLPSSNWSGSKVQREMNQALEDVFKVKDIVLSMMNAQVHFNYNVIKSNKLNEEAIRKVCVAYLKTQKEIAFVVDLDKVGDASVPEEIKRRIINGHNAHRSGGIQLILDPAVFSTGRTGTSHSAWNPYDSHIPLVWMGWGISQGRTNRQTNMTDISATLAALLRIQMPNGCIGYAINEVLKKDN